A genomic window from Ascaphus truei isolate aAscTru1 chromosome 1, aAscTru1.hap1, whole genome shotgun sequence includes:
- the LOC142468369 gene encoding uncharacterized protein LOC142468369: MEVAMEPVGTTLHKKKKKHTAPPETVPRSQETDGGGPAATSSSGSGDVATPSGLTPTASTCSGGPSSNPGAGSSSNSRIPRLEPWMRQTVVMQLREVDGQRPLLDAETFAKELVSKAGFTPDEILSIQDLRGGLFFVTFATAGACRRYWEAFQTLKQEVHFSEFDVNCPIQRDEKRITVTVRNPHIPGKDIATFLRRSFTMVKEPSRIKDKLGYWVGKWSMVVRLWPNPEAADRLHHLPPSFSLAGSSGRIFYPDQPQTCRNCGNLGHQWKQCTLKACRNCKNTGHETKDCPRQKTCDLCGETTHMFRDCQLRVRSYAEAAAKGATPGAPLTATQKAAKKPPANQPIKAQGGKYQKEQREKEATQAAPAAAPEPAAPSVAAPTPPLPTLTPAATLPPTPTAASSPSS, from the exons ATGGAGGTTGCCATGGAGCCCGTCGGGACCACCCTGcacaagaagaagaagaagcacACGGCACCCCCGGAGACGGTCCCCAGAAGCCAGGAGACGGACGGAGGAGGCCCAGCGGCAACCAGCTCCAGCGGCTCAGGCGACGTTGCCACCCCCAGCGGCCTcacccccactgccagcacctgcagcggcggccccagctccaaccctggagctgggagcagcagcaacagcaggatcccccgcctggaaccctggatgaggcagacggtggtgatgcagctgagggaggtcgacggacagcgccctctattggacgctgagacctttgccaaggagctggtgagcaaagcaggctttactccggacgagatcctgagcatccaggacctcaggggtggcctgtttttcgtcaccttcgccacggcgggagcctgcaggaggtactgggaggctttccagaccctgaaacaggaggtccacttctcagagttcgacgtgaactgccctatccagagggacgagaagaggatcactgtgacggtgaggaaccCCCATATCCCTGGAAAGGATATTGCTACCTTTCTGCGGCGCTCTTTCACCATGGTGAAGGAGCCGAGCaggatcaaggacaagttggggtactgggtgggaaagtggagcatggtagttcgcttgtggccaaatccagaagcggcagatcggctgcaccacctccctcccagtttttcacttgcgggcagttcagggaggatcttttaccctgaccagccccagacctgccgtaattgcgggaacctggggcatcagtggaaacagtgcaccctgaaagcctgcagaaactgcaagaacaccggacacgaaacaaaggattgtccccgccagaaaacctgcgacctgtgcggagagacaacccacatgttccgggactgccagctgagggtcaggagctaCGCAGAGGCCGCGGCGAAAGGCGCAACACCGGGCGCGCCCCTGACAGCAACCCAGAAGGCAGCCAAGAAGCCCCCTGCAAACCAACCCATAAAGGCACAAGGGGGTAAGTATCAGAAGGAGCAAAGGGAAAAGGAGGCCACCCAAGCAGCGCCCGCTGCGGCTCCTGAGCCCGCTGCCCCTTcagtagcagcccccaccccaccccttcccaccctcacccctgcagcaacactccctcccacacccactgctgct AGTTCACCAAGTTCATAA